From Streptomyces sp. 6-11-2, one genomic window encodes:
- a CDS encoding AAA family ATPase — translation MRQEQEFIDGLYARVDALRGDTETSVADALAQGDTPMQARLERDILVAERSGLLAALNAVDGSLCFGRIDLTDGDSHHIGRIGLRADDTERTPILIDWRADVARPFYLATGHTPMGLRRRRHISTEGRRVSALHDEILDLGDTTRTGHEDPTGDAVLLAALDSARTGRMGDIVRTIQADQDRIIRAPHRGVLVVEGGPGTGKTAVALHRAAYLLYEHRELLARRAVLIVGPNPAFLGYIGEVLPSLGETGVLLATVGELFPGVRATAADTPEAAAVKGRAGMADVLAAVVRDRQALPDPVIAIEHDREILMLDDGLVNVARERTRAAKLPHNAAREHFEGHILNTLTDLVAERIGTDPYDGSNLLDPSDITQIRDELAENPEVWSAIDRLWPRLTPQRLVADFLADPEGYVGDEEAAAIRRPVTRAWTVADVPLLDEAAELLGEDDRLARALAERERETRIAYAQGVLDVSYASRTYEFEDKEDGDPDASEVLSAHDVIDAERFAERQEEEDHRSAAERAAADRTWAFGHIIVDEAQELSPMAWRLLMRRSPTRSMTLVGDPAQTAEAAGVGSWADILRPYVEDRWEHTRLGVNYRTPAEIMEVAAAVVRAEHPGFEPPSSVRSTGVRPWARATDDLPGAVEKAVAELSPEEGRLAVIAPRDLHRRLAARLEGVEAGAEPDLTRTVVLLDPRQAKGLEFDSVLVVEPARYGTSDVYVALTRATQRLGVLYTEVLPPALVEAFGE, via the coding sequence TTGCGGCAGGAGCAGGAATTCATCGACGGACTGTACGCGCGCGTGGACGCGCTGCGCGGTGACACCGAGACCTCCGTCGCGGACGCGCTCGCGCAGGGCGACACGCCCATGCAGGCCCGGCTGGAGCGGGACATCCTCGTCGCCGAGCGGTCCGGGCTGCTGGCCGCGCTGAACGCCGTGGACGGCTCGCTCTGCTTCGGCCGGATCGACCTCACCGACGGCGACAGCCACCACATCGGCCGCATCGGCCTGCGCGCCGACGACACCGAGCGCACACCGATCCTGATCGACTGGCGGGCCGACGTCGCCCGCCCCTTCTACCTGGCCACCGGCCACACCCCGATGGGCCTGCGCCGCCGCCGGCACATCTCCACCGAGGGCCGCCGGGTCTCCGCCCTGCACGACGAGATCCTCGACCTCGGCGACACCACCCGGACCGGCCACGAGGACCCGACCGGCGACGCGGTGCTGCTCGCCGCGCTCGACTCCGCGCGCACCGGCCGGATGGGCGACATCGTGCGGACCATCCAGGCCGACCAGGACCGCATCATCCGCGCGCCGCACCGCGGAGTGCTCGTGGTCGAGGGCGGCCCGGGCACCGGCAAGACCGCCGTCGCCCTGCACCGGGCCGCCTACCTGCTGTACGAGCACAGGGAACTGCTCGCCCGGCGCGCCGTGCTGATCGTCGGCCCGAACCCCGCGTTCCTCGGCTACATCGGCGAGGTGCTGCCCTCGCTCGGCGAGACGGGGGTGCTCCTGGCGACCGTCGGCGAGCTGTTCCCCGGAGTGAGGGCCACCGCGGCGGACACTCCCGAGGCCGCCGCGGTGAAGGGCCGCGCCGGCATGGCCGACGTGCTCGCCGCCGTCGTACGGGACCGGCAGGCGCTGCCCGATCCCGTGATCGCCATCGAGCACGACCGCGAGATCCTGATGCTCGACGACGGCCTGGTGAACGTCGCCCGTGAGCGCACCCGCGCCGCGAAGCTGCCGCACAACGCGGCCCGCGAGCACTTCGAGGGCCACATCCTCAACACGCTCACCGACCTGGTCGCCGAGCGCATCGGCACCGACCCCTACGACGGCTCCAACCTGCTCGACCCCAGCGACATCACCCAGATCCGCGACGAACTCGCCGAGAACCCGGAGGTCTGGTCGGCCATCGACCGGCTGTGGCCGCGGCTGACCCCGCAGCGGCTGGTGGCGGACTTCCTGGCGGACCCGGAGGGGTACGTCGGCGACGAGGAGGCGGCCGCGATCCGCCGCCCGGTGACCCGGGCGTGGACCGTCGCGGACGTCCCCCTCCTCGACGAGGCCGCCGAACTGCTCGGCGAGGACGACCGCCTGGCCCGTGCCCTGGCCGAGCGCGAGCGCGAGACCCGGATCGCCTATGCCCAGGGCGTACTGGACGTCTCGTACGCGTCCCGGACGTACGAGTTCGAGGACAAGGAGGACGGTGACCCGGACGCCTCGGAGGTGCTGTCCGCGCACGACGTCATCGACGCCGAGCGGTTCGCCGAACGCCAGGAGGAGGAGGACCACCGCAGCGCCGCCGAGCGCGCGGCGGCCGACCGCACCTGGGCGTTCGGGCACATCATCGTCGACGAGGCGCAGGAGCTGTCACCGATGGCGTGGCGGCTGCTGATGCGGCGCAGCCCGACCCGTTCCATGACCCTGGTCGGCGACCCCGCGCAGACGGCGGAGGCGGCCGGCGTCGGCTCCTGGGCGGACATCCTCCGGCCGTACGTCGAGGACCGCTGGGAGCACACCCGCCTCGGCGTCAACTACCGCACCCCGGCCGAGATCATGGAGGTGGCGGCGGCCGTGGTCCGCGCCGAGCACCCCGGTTTCGAGCCCCCGAGCTCGGTCCGCTCCACGGGCGTTCGGCCCTGGGCCCGCGCCACCGACGACCTGCCCGGCGCCGTGGAGAAGGCCGTCGCGGAACTCAGCCCGGAGGAGGGCCGGCTCGCCGTGATCGCCCCGCGCGACCTGCACCGGCGGCTGGCGGCCCGTCTCGAGGGGGTCGAGGCCGGTGCCGAGCCCGACCTGACCCGGACGGTCGTCCTGCTCGACCCGCGCCAGGCCAAGGGCCTGGAGTTCGACTCCGTCCTGGTGGTCGAACCCGCCCGCTACGGCACGAGCGACGTGTACGTGGCGCTGACCCGCGCCACACAGCGGCTGGGCGTGCTGTACACGGAGGTGTTGCCTCCGGCTCTGGTGGAGGCGTTCGGGGAGTAG
- the trxA gene encoding thioredoxin — MAEVTDADFAAEVLGADRPVLVEFTADWCPPCRQMGPVLSALAAEQGERLKVVQLDVDTNPDTTNAYKVLSMPTFMVFRAGEPVKSMVGARPKRRLLEELSDVL; from the coding sequence GTGGCGGAAGTGACGGACGCGGACTTCGCGGCGGAGGTGCTCGGCGCGGACCGGCCGGTGCTGGTGGAGTTCACCGCCGACTGGTGTCCGCCGTGCCGGCAGATGGGGCCCGTGCTCAGCGCACTGGCCGCCGAGCAGGGCGAGCGGCTGAAGGTGGTGCAGCTCGACGTGGACACCAACCCGGACACCACGAACGCCTACAAGGTGCTGTCGATGCCGACCTTCATGGTCTTCCGCGCCGGTGAGCCCGTGAAGTCCATGGTGGGCGCACGGCCCAAGCGGCGGCTGCTGGAGGAGCTGTCGGACGTGCTCTGA
- a CDS encoding MerR family transcriptional regulator → MRIGELAERAGTTTRALRYYESRGLLPARRDAQGHRSYDERDLRLLRQIRTLRDFGFELEETRPFVECLRAGHPEGDSCPASLAVYRRKLDQMDALIGELRAVREQVGAQLARAEQAREALAADARVPGGPEPRCELGGQQR, encoded by the coding sequence ATGCGAATCGGCGAGCTGGCCGAGCGGGCCGGGACCACGACGCGGGCGCTGCGGTACTACGAGTCGCGGGGGCTGCTGCCCGCGCGGCGGGACGCGCAGGGACACCGCTCCTACGACGAGCGCGATCTGCGGCTGCTCCGGCAGATCAGGACGCTGCGGGACTTCGGGTTCGAGCTGGAAGAGACCCGGCCGTTCGTGGAGTGTCTGCGGGCCGGGCATCCGGAGGGCGACTCGTGCCCGGCGTCCCTCGCGGTCTACCGGCGCAAGCTGGACCAGATGGACGCGCTGATCGGCGAGCTGCGGGCCGTGCGGGAGCAGGTCGGCGCCCAGCTGGCCAGGGCCGAGCAGGCGCGGGAGGCGCTGGCCGCCGACGCGCGGGTTCCGGGAGGTCCGGAGCCCAGGTGCGAGCTGGGAGGGCAGCAGCGGTGA
- a CDS encoding DUF2127 domain-containing protein: protein MAIDWDRRTCARKGHVTYAPDDPRLRIRLRAQTALGDVWRCLRCGDFTLGEPHGSGPAGEAPLVPRGKVLRDLFILRFLAFERALRGVFIVLVAVAVWKFSNSQDAVRRLFTEYLDVFRPVFRHFHYDLDHSPVVGTIQKTFGYRHSTLLLVASVLVAYALVELIEAVGLWYAKRWAEYLTVVATAAFLPLEIYELTEHVSAVKITTLVLNIVAVLYIALAKRLFGLRGGRRAFDEERRSASLLEVEESAGVMA, encoded by the coding sequence ATGGCGATCGACTGGGACCGGCGCACGTGTGCGCGCAAGGGGCATGTGACCTACGCCCCGGACGACCCGAGGCTGCGGATCCGGCTGCGCGCGCAGACCGCCCTGGGGGACGTGTGGCGCTGCCTGCGCTGCGGCGACTTCACGCTCGGCGAGCCGCACGGCTCGGGACCGGCCGGCGAGGCCCCACTGGTGCCGCGGGGCAAGGTGCTGCGGGACCTGTTCATCCTGCGGTTCCTCGCGTTCGAGCGGGCACTGCGCGGGGTGTTCATCGTGCTGGTCGCGGTGGCGGTGTGGAAGTTCAGCAACAGCCAGGACGCGGTGCGCCGCCTGTTCACCGAGTACCTGGACGTCTTCCGCCCCGTCTTCCGGCACTTCCACTACGACCTCGACCACTCACCGGTCGTCGGCACGATCCAGAAGACCTTCGGCTACCGCCATTCCACGCTGCTCCTGGTGGCCTCCGTGCTGGTGGCCTACGCGCTGGTGGAACTCATCGAGGCCGTCGGCCTGTGGTACGCCAAGCGGTGGGCGGAGTACCTGACGGTGGTCGCCACCGCCGCCTTCCTGCCGCTGGAGATCTACGAACTCACCGAGCACGTCAGCGCGGTCAAGATCACCACACTGGTCCTCAACATCGTCGCCGTCCTCTACATCGCCCTGGCCAAGCGCCTGTTCGGCCTGCGCGGCGGGCGCAGGGCCTTCGACGAGGAGCGGCGCAGCGCCTCCCTGCTGGAGGTGGAGGAATCGGCCGGCGTGATGGCCTGA
- a CDS encoding MFS transporter produces MRLVMNEPAERMDRPYARRWCALLVLCLSLLIIVMANTALTVAAPDMTRDLGLSSADLQWVIDGYTVPYAALMLLLGAIGDKYSRRGALVLGLVVFGGGSVFGYLADSAATVIAARAVMGLGAALIMPATLSLLAATFPRAERAKAITLWTATAGLAIAAGPLVAGALLQDHGWSSTFLINVPVAAVALVGAFVLVPPSRAAHHGRIDYVGGLLSVVWIGSLVYMIIEGPHFGWDAKAVTAAAVAGVCLVAFVLWELRHPRPVLDVRRFGQRRFAGSNLAVALFFLAVFGAFYYLTQHLQFVLGYDALATGLRMLPLAGAVFAGSALTGYLTPRVGMKWTVTAGMVGGTAALALLIRVDGSSGYGDFVAALVILGLAIGLALSPCTDAIMGAFPESELGVGGAVNDTSLELGGSLGIAILGSLLSTSYARHLSDATAGGGLPAGALTTAQDSVGAGYAVAQGIGEKARQLAAQAAHATDPQQAAQLKAQAGQLAQGAQRMKDAVGSSFSDAVAHTSLVGAVILGVGTLAVALLLPRGAARDEQPAEEAKELVGAL; encoded by the coding sequence ATGCGACTCGTCATGAACGAACCGGCCGAGAGGATGGACCGCCCCTACGCCCGGCGCTGGTGTGCGCTCCTCGTGCTCTGCCTGAGCCTGCTGATCATCGTGATGGCGAACACCGCGCTCACGGTCGCAGCGCCCGACATGACCCGGGATCTCGGCCTGTCCAGCGCCGACCTCCAGTGGGTCATCGACGGCTACACCGTTCCGTACGCGGCGCTGATGCTGCTGCTCGGCGCGATCGGCGACAAGTACAGCCGGCGCGGCGCGCTCGTCCTCGGACTCGTCGTGTTCGGCGGCGGCTCCGTCTTCGGCTACCTCGCCGACAGTGCGGCGACCGTCATCGCGGCCCGCGCCGTGATGGGCCTGGGTGCCGCGCTGATCATGCCGGCCACCCTCTCCCTGCTGGCCGCGACCTTCCCGCGCGCCGAGCGCGCCAAGGCGATCACCCTGTGGACCGCAACCGCCGGCCTCGCCATCGCCGCCGGTCCCCTCGTCGCCGGCGCGCTGCTTCAGGACCACGGCTGGTCCTCGACCTTCCTGATCAACGTGCCGGTCGCCGCCGTCGCCCTGGTCGGCGCCTTCGTCCTCGTACCGCCCTCCAGGGCGGCACACCACGGCCGGATCGACTACGTCGGCGGACTGCTGTCCGTGGTGTGGATCGGCTCGCTGGTCTACATGATCATCGAAGGTCCGCACTTCGGCTGGGACGCCAAGGCGGTCACCGCGGCCGCGGTCGCGGGCGTGTGCCTGGTGGCCTTCGTCCTGTGGGAGCTGCGCCACCCGCGCCCGGTCCTCGACGTACGGCGCTTCGGGCAGCGCCGCTTCGCCGGCTCCAACCTGGCCGTCGCCCTGTTCTTCCTGGCCGTCTTCGGCGCCTTCTACTACCTCACCCAGCACCTCCAGTTCGTCCTCGGCTACGACGCCCTGGCCACCGGGCTGCGCATGCTGCCGCTGGCCGGCGCCGTCTTCGCCGGCTCGGCGCTGACCGGCTACCTCACCCCGCGGGTCGGCATGAAGTGGACGGTGACCGCGGGCATGGTCGGCGGCACCGCGGCCCTGGCGCTGCTGATCCGGGTGGACGGCTCGTCCGGCTACGGCGACTTCGTGGCAGCCCTGGTGATCCTGGGTCTGGCGATCGGACTCGCCCTCTCGCCCTGCACCGACGCCATCATGGGCGCCTTCCCGGAGTCCGAGCTGGGTGTCGGCGGCGCCGTGAACGACACCTCCCTGGAACTGGGAGGCTCGCTCGGCATCGCGATCCTCGGCTCCCTGCTGTCCACCTCGTACGCCCGGCACCTCTCCGACGCCACGGCCGGCGGCGGACTCCCGGCGGGCGCCCTGACCACCGCCCAGGACTCGGTCGGCGCCGGATACGCCGTCGCCCAGGGCATCGGTGAGAAGGCCCGGCAGCTCGCGGCGCAGGCCGCCCACGCGACCGACCCGCAGCAGGCCGCGCAGCTCAAGGCGCAGGCCGGTCAACTCGCCCAGGGCGCCCAGCGGATGAAGGACGCGGTCGGCTCGTCCTTCTCCGACGCGGTGGCCCACACCAGCCTGGTCGGCGCGGTGATCCTGGGCGTGGGCACCCTCGCCGTCGCCCTGCTGCTGCCACGCGGCGCCGCCCGCGACGAGCAGCCTGCCGAGGAGGCGAAGGAGCTGGTGGGGGCGCTCTGA
- a CDS encoding TetR/AcrR family transcriptional regulator, which produces MSAMTTGNTSRADANRRRILDVALAELLRDPDASMDQIARAAGVVRRTVYGHFPSREALISTLVDEAVLSLATAHAAGREGVEDPAEAVARSVLAVWEIADRYRLLVALAQRTVTVQGIRERLAPVRDRCAEVLQRGLDQGTFSSPLPASALAYVHEQILFALMEAVNEDLLAAHAAGRAAAVTVLTAAGVPASLAAALVAGLSH; this is translated from the coding sequence ATGTCAGCCATGACCACGGGTAACACCAGTCGCGCCGACGCGAACCGGCGCCGCATCCTCGATGTCGCCCTCGCGGAGCTGCTGCGCGACCCCGACGCGTCCATGGACCAGATCGCGCGTGCGGCCGGAGTCGTACGGCGCACCGTGTACGGCCACTTCCCCAGCCGGGAGGCGCTGATCAGCACGCTCGTCGACGAGGCGGTGCTCTCGCTCGCCACCGCGCACGCGGCGGGCCGCGAGGGCGTCGAGGACCCCGCGGAGGCGGTGGCGCGCTCGGTGCTGGCGGTCTGGGAGATCGCCGACCGCTACCGGCTGCTGGTCGCCCTCGCCCAGCGCACGGTCACCGTGCAGGGCATCCGCGAGCGTCTGGCCCCGGTCCGCGACCGCTGCGCGGAAGTGCTCCAGCGCGGCCTCGACCAGGGCACCTTCAGCTCCCCGCTGCCCGCGTCGGCGCTGGCGTACGTCCACGAGCAGATCCTGTTCGCGCTGATGGAGGCCGTGAACGAGGACCTGCTGGCTGCACACGCGGCGGGGCGCGCCGCCGCGGTGACGGTACTGACGGCGGCCGGGGTGCCCGCCTCCCTCGCCGCCGCCCTGGTGGCCGGGCTCAGCCACTGA
- a CDS encoding cation:dicarboxylate symporter family transporter — translation MTSSRRAALSSAADTAPAAPAPAAKRDRTHYLYIAVIAAVVLGVAVGFAAPDFAKELKPLGTGFVNLIKMMISPIIFCTIVLGVGSVRKAAKVGKVGGLALGYFLAMSFVALAIGLVVGNIVHPGSGMHLTEAVKGVGQAQAQAASEGPVDFVLGIIPTTLVSAFTEGQVLQTLLVALLVGFALQAMGRRGEPVLRGVEHIQRLVFRVLAMIMWAAPIGAFGAMAAVVGETGIDALKALAAIMLGFYVTCLLFVLVVLGALTRLVAGVNIFQLLKYLGREFLLILSTSSSESALPRLIAKMEHLGVSRPVVGITVPTGYSFNLDGTMIYLTMASLFIADAMDQPLSIGQQITLLLFMMIASKGAAGVTGAGLATLAGALQSHKPALVDGVGLIVGIDRFMSEARALTNFAGNAVATLLIGTWTGEVDKDRVRRVLAGELPFDEKTLLDDADDSAGVPEQRELAKA, via the coding sequence ATGACGTCGTCAAGGAGGGCCGCCTTGAGCAGCGCAGCCGATACGGCACCTGCCGCACCCGCACCCGCAGCCAAGCGGGACCGTACCCACTATCTGTACATAGCGGTGATCGCCGCGGTGGTCCTGGGCGTCGCCGTCGGGTTCGCCGCGCCCGACTTCGCCAAGGAACTCAAGCCACTCGGTACCGGCTTCGTGAACCTGATCAAGATGATGATCTCGCCGATCATCTTCTGCACGATCGTGCTCGGCGTCGGTTCGGTGCGCAAGGCCGCGAAGGTCGGCAAGGTCGGCGGACTCGCGCTCGGCTACTTCCTCGCGATGTCGTTCGTCGCCCTGGCCATCGGACTCGTGGTCGGCAACATCGTCCACCCGGGCAGCGGGATGCACCTGACGGAGGCGGTCAAGGGCGTCGGCCAGGCGCAGGCGCAGGCCGCGAGCGAGGGCCCGGTCGACTTCGTGCTGGGCATCATCCCGACCACGCTCGTGTCGGCGTTCACCGAGGGCCAGGTGCTCCAGACCCTGCTGGTCGCCCTGCTCGTCGGGTTCGCGCTCCAGGCCATGGGCCGCAGGGGCGAGCCGGTCCTGCGCGGGGTGGAGCACATCCAGCGGCTGGTCTTCCGTGTGCTCGCCATGATCATGTGGGCAGCCCCGATCGGGGCCTTCGGCGCCATGGCCGCGGTCGTCGGCGAGACGGGCATCGACGCCCTGAAGGCACTCGCCGCGATCATGCTCGGCTTCTACGTCACCTGTCTGCTGTTCGTGCTCGTGGTGCTGGGCGCGCTGACCCGGCTGGTGGCCGGCGTCAACATCTTCCAGTTGCTGAAGTACCTGGGCCGGGAGTTCCTGCTGATCCTGTCGACGTCGTCGTCGGAATCCGCGCTGCCCCGGCTCATCGCCAAGATGGAGCACCTGGGCGTGAGCCGTCCGGTCGTCGGCATCACCGTGCCGACCGGCTACTCCTTCAACCTCGACGGCACGATGATCTACCTGACCATGGCCTCGCTGTTCATCGCCGACGCAATGGACCAGCCGCTGTCCATCGGCCAGCAGATCACGCTGCTGCTGTTCATGATGATCGCCTCCAAGGGTGCGGCCGGTGTCACCGGCGCCGGACTGGCCACCCTCGCCGGTGCCCTTCAGTCCCACAAGCCCGCCCTGGTCGACGGCGTCGGCCTGATCGTCGGCATCGACCGCTTCATGAGCGAGGCCCGCGCCCTGACCAACTTCGCGGGCAACGCGGTCGCCACCCTGCTGATCGGCACCTGGACCGGCGAGGTCGACAAGGACCGCGTCCGGCGCGTCCTCGCCGGCGAGCTGCCCTTCGACGAGAAGACGCTGCTGGACGACGCCGACGATTCCGCCGGGGTCCCCGAGCAGCGCGAGCTGGCCAAGGCGTAG
- a CDS encoding sensor histidine kinase, with translation MRIPVLPRPRSLAGQLFAMQAVLLALVVAGYALFSYVSDRGQAEESARRQTTAVARSIADAPSVLAAVRTSDPSAELQPYALKVQQDTGVDFVTIMTPGGIRWTHPDPDQIGRPFLGNISRAQRGESFTETYTGTLGPSVRAVTPVEEDGRVVGLVSAGIKVEAISERVREQVIALFSVAGGILALGAIATYVINARLRRHTHGMNASELSRMHDYHQAALHAVREGLLMLDAQHRVALINDGGRELLGVGREEDVMGRSVADLCLPAPLTGALLASEPRVDEVHLTDSRVLVVNTSPVSGGQRRGTVVTLRDVTELQSLMGELDSERGFSQALRSQAHEAANRLHTVVSLIELGRAEEAVEFATAELELAQALTDQVVSAVSEPVLAALLLGKAAQANERGVELVVSPDSGLDDGLLPRSLPPRDLVTILGNLVDNAVDAAQGGMPARVTVTACAEDGELVLRVADTGPGVHPAHADRVFQHGFSTKPTGPGGRGLGLTLVRQAVRRHEGTLTVTEAEGGGAVFEARLPLTQGTEDHVTRKAVSGAERGLPGGVA, from the coding sequence ATGCGCATACCCGTCCTCCCCAGACCCCGCAGCCTGGCGGGCCAGCTGTTCGCCATGCAGGCCGTGCTGCTGGCGCTCGTCGTGGCCGGGTACGCGCTCTTCAGCTACGTCAGCGACCGGGGCCAGGCCGAGGAGTCGGCCCGGCGCCAGACCACGGCCGTGGCCCGCTCGATCGCCGACGCCCCCTCGGTCCTGGCGGCCGTCCGCACCTCCGACCCCTCGGCGGAGCTCCAGCCGTACGCGCTGAAGGTCCAGCAGGACACCGGCGTCGACTTCGTCACGATCATGACTCCGGGCGGCATCCGCTGGACGCACCCGGATCCGGACCAGATCGGGCGGCCCTTCCTCGGGAACATCTCCCGCGCCCAGCGCGGCGAGTCCTTCACCGAGACCTACACCGGCACCCTCGGCCCGTCCGTCCGCGCGGTCACGCCCGTCGAGGAGGACGGCCGCGTGGTCGGTCTGGTCAGCGCCGGCATCAAGGTGGAGGCGATCAGCGAGCGGGTCCGGGAACAGGTCATCGCCCTGTTCTCGGTCGCGGGCGGGATCCTCGCGCTCGGCGCCATCGCCACGTACGTCATCAACGCGCGTCTGCGCCGCCACACCCACGGCATGAACGCGTCCGAGCTCAGCCGTATGCACGACTACCACCAGGCCGCCCTGCACGCGGTGCGCGAGGGCCTGCTGATGCTGGACGCGCAGCACCGGGTGGCACTCATCAACGACGGCGGGCGGGAACTGCTGGGCGTGGGACGCGAGGAGGACGTGATGGGCCGGTCGGTGGCGGACCTCTGCCTGCCGGCCCCGCTGACGGGCGCGCTGCTGGCGTCCGAACCGCGGGTGGACGAGGTGCACCTGACCGACTCGCGTGTGCTGGTGGTCAACACCTCACCGGTGTCGGGCGGGCAGCGCCGGGGCACGGTGGTGACCCTGCGGGACGTCACCGAACTCCAGTCGCTGATGGGGGAACTGGACTCGGAGCGCGGCTTCAGCCAGGCGCTGCGCTCCCAGGCGCACGAGGCGGCCAACCGGCTGCACACGGTGGTGTCGCTGATCGAGCTCGGGCGGGCGGAGGAGGCCGTGGAGTTCGCGACGGCGGAGCTGGAGCTGGCCCAGGCGCTGACCGACCAGGTGGTCAGCGCGGTGAGCGAGCCGGTGCTGGCCGCGCTGCTGCTCGGCAAGGCGGCCCAGGCCAACGAGCGCGGCGTGGAGCTGGTGGTGTCCCCGGACAGCGGTCTGGACGACGGTCTGCTGCCGCGGAGCCTGCCGCCCCGGGACCTGGTGACGATCCTCGGCAACCTCGTCGACAACGCGGTGGACGCGGCGCAGGGGGGCATGCCGGCCCGGGTGACGGTCACGGCGTGCGCGGAGGACGGCGAGCTGGTGCTGCGGGTCGCGGACACCGGGCCGGGCGTGCACCCGGCCCACGCGGACCGGGTGTTCCAGCACGGCTTCTCCACCAAGCCGACGGGCCCCGGCGGGCGGGGACTGGGCCTGACGCTGGTACGGCAGGCGGTACGGCGGCACGAGGGGACGCTGACGGTGACGGAGGCCGAAGGGGGCGGCGCGGTGTTCGAGGCGCGGCTGCCCTTGACGCAGGGGACGGAGGACCACGTGACCCGCAAGGCCGTGTCCGGGGCCGAGCGCGGCCTGCCCGGAGGCGTGGCATGA
- a CDS encoding response regulator: MTDGGSGTQPIRVLVVEDDPVAADAHVMYVGRVPGFVAVGKAHTGAEARRALERTPVDLLLLDLHLPDVHGLKLARSLRAGGHHADVIAVTSARDLAVVREGVSLGVVQYVLKPFTFATLRDRLVRYAEFRAAVGEVGGQDEVDRALATLRAPSPAALPKGLSAPTLQRVTDALREAGEGLTAAGVAGAVGISRITARRYLEHLVDAGRAVRSPLYGQVGRPELVYRWVRESGGDR; the protein is encoded by the coding sequence ATGACGGACGGCGGGAGCGGGACGCAGCCGATCCGCGTCCTGGTGGTGGAGGACGACCCGGTCGCGGCGGACGCGCATGTGATGTACGTGGGCCGGGTGCCAGGATTCGTCGCGGTCGGCAAGGCGCACACCGGCGCCGAGGCCCGGCGGGCACTGGAGCGCACCCCGGTGGACCTGCTTCTGCTGGACCTCCACCTGCCGGACGTGCACGGACTGAAGCTGGCCCGGTCCCTGCGGGCGGGCGGCCATCACGCGGACGTGATCGCGGTGACCTCGGCACGGGACCTGGCGGTGGTGCGCGAAGGGGTCTCGCTGGGGGTGGTCCAGTACGTCCTGAAGCCGTTCACCTTCGCCACGCTCCGGGACCGGCTCGTGCGGTACGCCGAGTTCCGCGCGGCGGTCGGGGAGGTGGGCGGCCAGGACGAGGTGGACCGGGCGCTGGCGACCCTGCGCGCCCCGAGCCCGGCCGCCCTCCCCAAGGGCCTGAGCGCGCCGACGCTCCAGCGGGTGACGGACGCGCTGCGCGAGGCGGGGGAAGGACTCACGGCGGCGGGGGTCGCCGGGGCGGTCGGCATCTCCCGGATCACCGCCCGGCGTTACCTGGAGCACCTGGTGGACGCGGGCCGGGCCGTACGCAGCCCGTTGTACGGGCAGGTGGGCCGGCCGGAACTGGTGTACCGGTGGGTGCGGGAGAGCGGCGGGGACCGGTAG
- a CDS encoding ATP-dependent 6-phosphofructokinase — protein MRIGVLTAGGDCPGLNAVIRSVVHRAVTTYGDEVIGFEDGYAGLLDGRYRALDLNAVGGILALGGTILGSSRLERDRLREACENASDMIHRFGIDALIPIGGEGTLTAARMLSDAGLPVVGVPKTIDNDISSTDRTFGFDTAVGVATEAMDRLKTTAESHQRVMVVEVMGRHAGWIALESGMAAGAHGICLPERPFDPADLVKMVEERFARGKKFAVVCVAEGAHPAEGSMDYGKGEIDKFGHERFQGIGTALAYELESRLGKEAKPVILGHVQRGGVPTAYDRVLATRFGWHAVEAAHRGEFGHMTALRGTDIVMVPLAQAVTELKTVPKDRMDETESVF, from the coding sequence ATGCGTATCGGAGTTCTCACGGCGGGCGGCGACTGCCCGGGGCTCAACGCGGTGATCCGGTCGGTCGTGCACCGGGCGGTCACCACGTACGGCGACGAGGTCATCGGCTTCGAGGACGGCTACGCGGGCCTGCTCGACGGCCGTTACCGCGCTCTGGACCTCAACGCGGTGGGCGGCATCCTCGCCCTCGGCGGCACCATCCTCGGCTCCTCCCGGCTGGAGCGCGACCGGCTCCGCGAGGCCTGCGAGAACGCCTCGGACATGATCCACCGGTTCGGCATCGACGCGCTGATCCCGATCGGCGGCGAGGGCACGCTGACCGCGGCGCGCATGCTGTCGGACGCCGGGCTGCCGGTGGTGGGCGTGCCGAAGACGATCGACAACGACATCTCCTCCACCGACCGCACCTTCGGCTTCGACACGGCCGTCGGCGTGGCCACCGAGGCCATGGACCGGCTGAAGACCACGGCCGAGTCGCACCAGCGTGTGATGGTCGTCGAGGTCATGGGCAGGCACGCGGGCTGGATCGCGCTGGAGTCCGGCATGGCGGCCGGCGCCCACGGCATCTGCCTGCCCGAGCGCCCCTTCGACCCGGCCGACCTGGTGAAGATGGTCGAGGAGCGTTTCGCCCGCGGCAAGAAGTTCGCGGTGGTCTGCGTCGCCGAGGGCGCCCACCCGGCCGAGGGCAGCATGGACTACGGCAAGGGCGAGATCGACAAGTTCGGCCACGAGCGCTTCCAGGGCATCGGCACGGCCCTGGCGTACGAGCTGGAGAGCCGGCTCGGCAAGGAGGCCAAGCCGGTCATCCTCGGCCACGTCCAGCGCGGTGGGGTCCCGACCGCCTACGACCGCGTCCTCGCCACCCGCTTCGGCTGGCACGCGGTGGAGGCCGCCCACCGCGGTGAGTTCGGCCACATGACCGCGCTGCGCGGCACGGACATCGTGATGGTCCCGCTGGCCCAGGCGGTGACCGAGCTGAAGACCGTCCCCAAGGACCGCATGGACGAGACGGAGTCGGTGTTCTAG